From the Osmerus eperlanus chromosome 19, fOsmEpe2.1, whole genome shotgun sequence genome, one window contains:
- the LOC134039908 gene encoding protocadherin alpha-8-like isoform X3 has product MANMTSFDFAWIYLNLVLLCFNGRAACEQITYSISEEVNTGTVVGNLAKDLSLSVQDMESRMFQLVHASKNRFFDVDLKTGMLYVSKRIDREELCPNTPVCSLQLQAIVNHPLSLHRVDITVLDINDNPPDFPVKEQIFDISESVVTGARFSLMNAVDPDVGINGVKTYKLSPNEHFSLDVQSGGEQSVSAELVLQKPLDREKQAVIQLVLTAVDGGKPTQTGTSEIVINVLDNNDNSPVFSNPLYKVRVQENAVQGTTILKLNATDVDEGPNGEVLYLFSRHGQEKNSDTFDIHPESGDITIKGVLDFEETSFYEIRVEARDKGHTPMGSHCKVLVEVVDVNDNVPEISVTSLLPTVKEDVRTGTAIALVTVSDKDGGNNGKVSCRLIGESPFKLQTSYKNQYSIVVNGALDREYASQYNVTIVATDEGSPPLSSTAVTNILIADVNDNAPQFTEKVLNVYVKENFPHGALMYTASANDPDSLENAQVSYSILDNMKGDSSVHLINVNSITGEIHSLQSFNYEEMKRFQFKVQATDGGVPPLSSNVTVNVFIQDENDNTPVILPPYSDQGSVNSENIPYSAEAGYFVAKIRAVDSDSGYNALLSYHISEPKGPNLFRIGSSNGEIRTKRRMSDNDLKTHPLVIVVSDNGDPSLSATVSIDVVVVESTGDMQTTFRQLPVKEESFSDLNLYLLISIASVSVIFLLSLISLIAVKCHKTDGSFSRYSAPMITTHPDGSWSYSKSTQQYDVCFSSDTMKSDVVVFPTAFPPGDGELISINGGDTFSRTQTLPTCEKPKAPNADWRYSASLRAGMQSSVHMEESSVMQGAQGMLVQNWPTVSSAADGEGGELSPPVGAGIDSNSWHFRYGAGPGYGPPHALKPGEIPPEAFIIPGSPAIISIRQDPGAADDKSDFITFGKKEEAKKKKKKKKEKKDKKDKGKDDGEE; this is encoded by the exons ATGGCTAACATGACGTCTTTTGATTTCGCTTGGATTTATTTGAACCTGGTTTTGTTATGTTTCAACGGGCGTGCTGCCTGCGAACAAATAACGTACTCCATTTCCGAAGAGGTGAACACGGGAACGGTGGTTGGGAATTTGGCAAAGGATTTGAGTTTAAGTGTACAGGACATGGAGTCACGAATGTTTCAACTCGTTCATGCTTCGAAGAACAGGTTCTTCGACGTGGATTTGAAAACAGGGATGTTGTATGTGAGCAAGAGAATTGACCGGGAGGAGCTTTGCCCCAACACGCCCGTGTGCTCTTTACAACTACAGGCCATTGTCAACCATCCCTTAAGTCTTCATCGAGTGGACATAACGGTTCTTGATATTAACGACAACCCACCCGACTTCCCCGTTAAAGAACAGATATTTGACATATCTGAGTCCGTTGTTACCGGAGCTAGGTTCTCGTTGATGAACGCAGTGGATCCTGATGTTGGAATAAATGGTGTGAAAACCTACAAGCTGAGTCCAAATGAACACTTCTCTCTGGATGTGCAGAGCGGAGGAGAGCAAAGTGTGTCCGCTGAGTTGGTGCTACAGAAACCGTTAGACCGAGAGAAACAGGCTGTGATTCAGCTCGTACTGACTGCTGTAGACGGGGGTAAACCCACCCAAACAGGAACATCTGAGATTGTGATTAATGTCCTTGATAACAATGATAACAGCCCGGTTTTCAGCAATCCTCTGTATAAAGTCCGTGTGCAAGAAAATGCCGTTCAAGGAACTACCATTTTAAAACTTAACGCGACCGATGTAGATGAGGGTCCCAATGGCGaggttttgtatttatttagcagacatgGACAAGAAAAAAATTCAGACACATTTGATATTCACCCAGAATCTGGAGACATCACAATAAAGGGTGTCTTAGATTTTGAGGAAACATCGTTTTATGAGATCAGGGTCGAGGCACGTGATAAAGGCCATACTCCTATGGGTTCACATTGTAAGGTGCTCGTGGAGGTTGTTGACGTTAACGATAACGTGCCAGAAATTAGTGTTACCTCACTGTTACCTACGGTGAAGGAAGACGTTCGAACCGGCACTGCTATCGCACTCGTGACCGTCTCAGATAAAGATGGAGGCAACAATGGCAAGGTTAGCTGTAGATTAATCGGCGAATCACCCTTCAAGCTTCAGACTTCTTATAAGAATCAATATTCTATTGTTGTCAATGGAGCTTTGGACAGAGAATATGCGTCCCAGTATAATGTTACTATCGTGGCAACGGATGAAGGGAGCCCGCCTCTATCTTCCACTGCCGTCACAAATATTCTTATTGCTGATGTAAATGATAACGCTCCGCAATTTACAGAGAAAGTTCTTAACGTTTATGTCAAAGAAAATTTCCCTCACGGAGCGCTGATGTATACAGCTTCCGCTAATGATCCCGATTCTTTAGAAAACGCTCAAGTCTCGTATTCAATTTTGGACAACATGAAGGGTGATAGTAGCGTTCATTTAATAAACGTCAACTCTATAACGGGCGAAATACACAGTCTGCAGTCGTTTAACTACGAGGAAATGAAACGATTCCAGTTCAAAGTTCAGGCCACAGACGGTGGTGTTCCTCCTCTGAGCAGCAACGTGACTGTGAACGTTTTTATCCAGGATGAAAATGACAACACTCCTGTTATTCTCCCGCCCTATTCTGACCAAGGCTCTGTCAACTCTGAGAACATTCCCTACTCTGCTGAAGCGGGCTACTTTGTGGCCAAGATCAGGGCTGTAGACTCAGACTCTGGTTACAATGCGCTGCTCTCCTATCACATCTCTGAACCAAAGGGGCCGAATCTGTTCAGAATTGGAAGCAGCAATGGAGAGATCAGGACTAAGAGACGCATGAGTGACAATGACTTAAAAACTCACCCGCTGGTCATAGTGGTGTCTGACAATGGAGACCCTTCCCTGTCTGCCACTGTGTCTATTGATGTTGTGGTGGTTGAAAGTACAGGTGACATGCAGACAACGTTCAGACAGCTACCAGTAAAGGAGGAGAGTTTCTCAGATCTAAACCTGTATCTGCTCATCTCCATAGCATCAGTATCAGTGATATTTCTACTGAGCCTCATCAGTTTAATCGCGGTAAAATGCCACAAGACAGACGGCAGTTTCAGCAGGTACAGCGCCCCAATGATAACCACCCACCCTGATGGGAGCTGGTCTTACTCCAAATCTACTCAGCAGTATGACGTGTGTTTTAGCTCAGACACAATGAAGAGTGACGTGGTAGTTTTCCCCACGGCGTTTCCACCTGGTGACGGGGAGTTGATCAGTATCAATGGAGGAGACACTTTCAGTAGGACTCAAACTCTGCCCACCTGCGAAAAG CCAAAAGCCCCAAATGCTGATTGGCGATACTCTGCATCTTTGAGGGCAGGCATGCAGAG CTCGGTCCACATGGAGGAGTCGTCGGTGATGCAGGGAGCTCAGGGCATGCTGGTCCAGAACTGGCCCACCGTGTCCAGTGCTgcag atggggaggggggcgagcTGTCCCCCCCAGTGGGCGCAGGCATCGACAGTAACAGCTGGCACTTCCGCTACGGAGCAGGGCCGGGCTACGGGCCACCCCATGCCCTGAAACCTGGAGAGATCCCCCCTGAGGCCTTCATCATCCCCGGCTCCCCCGCCATCATCTCCATACGCCAAGACCCCGGAGCCGCCGACGACAAGAGCGACTTCATCACCTTCGGCAAGAAGGAGGaggccaagaagaagaagaagaagaagaaggagaagaaagacaAGAAGGATAAAGGGAAGGATGacggggaggagtag
- the LOC134039908 gene encoding protocadherin alpha-8-like isoform X5: MALERSPVLFWIWCLMLCSCGFSAGQLLYSVSEEVDKGTFVGNIAKDLHVNIQELESREVQIVTNSKRKYFDFDTKTGAIFVNERIDRETLCQNLVKCSVDVEVVFNNPVQIHRLEINIVDVNDNAPSFGELIYMINISESAFTGDRFPLPFASDADVGSNAVKAYKLNSNEHFSLDVQSGGEQSVSAELVLQKALDREKQAEIRLILTAVDGGKPPRSGTLQIVINLIDVNDNAPTFSKPLYKAVVAENAAIGMSVLTLNATDADSGANSEIEYSFRGQGGLNDVFEINKHTGEITVKMDLDHEENSAFEIRVEAKDKGVPPRSAHSKVLIEILDVNDNAPEIILTSLPGAVKEDAKKGTVVASINVRDKDSGKNGQVAAKIIGSTPFKLQSSYKNYYSLVVDGPLDRESISLYNITIKATDEGLPPLSTSSVITVHVSDVNDNTPRFTEPVVNVYLKENSLVGERVGSVTANDPDDSANSQLTYALLGNTGDARLSTFFNLNSLTGELYSLQSFNYEETKRFQFQVQATDGGVPPLSSNVTVNVFILDENDNTPVILPPYSDQGSVNSENIPYSAEAGYFVAKIRAVDADSGYNALLSYHISEPKGPNLFRIGSSNGEIRTKRRMSDNDLKTHPLVIVVSDNGDPSLSATVSIDVVVVESTSDMQTTFRQLPVKEESFSDLNLYLLISIASVSVIFLLSLISLIAVKCHKTDGSFSRYSAPMITTHPDGSWSYSKSTQQYDVCFSSDTMKSDVVVFPTSFPPGDGELISINGGDTFSRTQTLPTCEKPKAPNADWRYSASLRAGMQSSVHMEESSVMQGAQGMLVQNWPTVSSAADGEGGELSPPVGAGIDSNSWHFRYGAGPGYGPPHALKPGEIPPEAFIIPGSPAIISIRQDPGAADDKSDFITFGKKEEAKKKKKKKKEKKDKKDKGKDDGEE, translated from the exons ATGGCTCTCGAGCGAAGTCCGGTGTTGTTTTGGATATGGTGTCTGATGCTTTGTTCATGTGGATTTTCTGCTGGTCAGTTGTTGTATTCTGTTTCCGAGGAGGTGGATAAAGGAACGTTTGTTGGAAATATCGCCAAAGATCtacatgtaaatatacaggAACTGGAATCAAGGGAAGTTCAAATTGTAACCAATTCCAAAAGGAAatattttgactttgacacaaagACGGGTGCTATTTTTGTAAATGAAAGAATTGACAGAGAGACACTGTGCCAGAATTTAGTCAAATGTTCGGTCGATGTAGAGGTGGTGTTCAATAATCCTGTGCAAATCCATCGTTTAGAAATCAACATCGTAGACGTAAATGACAACGCGCCATCATTTGGAGAGCTTATTtatatgataaacatttctgaaTCTGCTTTTACTGGTGATCGATTCCCTTTACCATTCGCAAGTGATGCAGATGTTGGCAGCAACGCAGTAAAAGCCTATAAACTAAATTCCAATGAACACTTCTCTCTGGATGTCCAAagcggaggagagcagagtgtgTCCGCTGAGTTGGTACTTCAGAAAGCTTTAGACCGAGAAAAACAAGCTGAAATCAGGCTTATTCTCACGGCTGTAGACGGAGGAAAACCACCCAGATCAGGGACGTTACAGATAGTAATTAATTTGATAGATGTGAATGACAACGCTCCAACTTTCAGTAAGCCACTTTATAAAGCTGTTGTGGCAGAAAATGCTGCTATTGGGATGTCAGTTCTCACATTGAACGCCACGGATGCAGACTCAGGGGCAAATAGCGAGATAGAATATTCATTTAGGGGTCAAGGCGGTTTGAATGACGTATTTGAGATTAACAAACACACCGGTGAAATAACGGTTAAAATGGATCTAGACCACGAGGAGAACTCAGCGTTTGAAATCCGCGTAGAAGCAAAAGATAAGGGTGTTCCACCTAGAAGTGCCCACTCTAAAGTATTAATTGAGATACTTGACGTGAACGACAACGCACCAGAGATAATACTGACATCTCTCCCAGGCGCTGTGAAGGAAGACGCTAAAAAAGGAACAGTTGTAGCTTCAATAAATGTGCGTGACAAAGATAGTGGTAAAAACGGCCAAGTCGCGGCAAAGATTATAGGATCTACTCCATTTAAATTACAGTCGTCTTACAAGAATTATTATTCTTTGGTTGTTGATGGGCCTCTTGACAGAGAAAGTATCTCGTTGTATAATATAACAATAAAAGCCACAGACGAAGGtttgcctcctctctccaccagcaGTGTAATCACTGTTCACGTGTCTGACGTGAATGACAACACGCCTAGGTTTACAGAGCCGGTAGTTAACGTGTATTTGAAAGAGAACAGTCTAGTAGGTGAACGCGTTGGAAGTGTGACTGCGAATGATCCTGATGACAGTGCAAATTCTCAACTGACGTATGCTTTATTAGGCAACACAGGTGATGCTCGTCTGTCCACATTTTTTAATCTGAACTCTTTAACTGGTGAACTATACAGCCTGCAGTCGTTTAACTACGAAGAAACTAAACGATTCCAGTTCCAAGTTCAGGCCACAGACGGTGGTGTTCCTCCTCTAAGCAGCAACGTGACTGTGAACGTTTTTATCCTGGATGAGAATGACAACACTCCTGTTATTCTCCCGCCCTATTCTGACCAAGGCTCTGTCAACTCTGAGAACATTCCCTACTCTGCTGAAGCGGGCTACTTTGTGGCCAAGATCAGGGCTGTAGACGCAGACTCTGGTTACAATGCGCTGCTCTCTTATCACATCTCTGAACCAAAGGGGCCGAATCTGTTCAGAATTGGAAGCAGCAATGGAGAGATCAGGACTAAGAGACGCATGAGTGACAATGACTTAAAAACTCACCCACTGGTCATAGTGGTGTCTGACAATGGAGACCCTTCCCTGTCTGCCACTGTGTCTATTGATGTTGTGGTGGTTGAAAGCACAAGTGACATGCAGACAACTTTCAGACAGCTACCAGTAAAGGAGGAGAGTTTCTCAGATCTAAACCTGTATCTGCTCATCTCCATAGCCTCAGTATCAGTGATATTTCTGCTGAGCCTCATCAGTTTAATAGCGGTAAAATGCCACAAGACAGACGGCAGTTTCAGCAGGTACAGCGCCCCAATGATAACCACCCACCCTGACGGGAGCTGGTCTTACTCCAAATCTACTCAGCAGTATGACGTGTGTTTTAGCTCAGACACAATGAAGAGTGACGTAGTAGTCTTCCCCACGTCGTTTCCACCTGGTGACGGGGAGCTGATCAGTATCAATGGAGGAGACACTTTCAGTAGGACTCAAACGCTGCCCACTTGCGAGAAG CCAAAAGCCCCAAATGCTGATTGGCGATACTCTGCATCTTTGAGGGCAGGCATGCAGAG CTCGGTCCACATGGAGGAGTCGTCGGTGATGCAGGGAGCTCAGGGCATGCTGGTCCAGAACTGGCCCACCGTGTCCAGTGCTgcag atggggaggggggcgagcTGTCCCCCCCAGTGGGCGCAGGCATCGACAGTAACAGCTGGCACTTCCGCTACGGAGCAGGGCCGGGCTACGGGCCACCCCATGCCCTGAAACCTGGAGAGATCCCCCCTGAGGCCTTCATCATCCCCGGCTCCCCCGCCATCATCTCCATACGCCAAGACCCCGGAGCCGCCGACGACAAGAGCGACTTCATCACCTTCGGCAAGAAGGAGGaggccaagaagaagaagaagaagaagaaggagaagaaagacaAGAAGGATAAAGGGAAGGATGacggggaggagtag
- the LOC134039908 gene encoding protocadherin alpha-C2-like isoform X1: MAVTGICKSLGNNVPLFCVVFFLFCGLSFGQLRYTISEELENGALVGDLVQDLGLDIRTLSTRKIKVTSNSGKRYVDVNPKNGKLLVNDRIDRETLCDLSNTCFLNFEVLVENPSEGHNVEVEIVDANDNEPQFPRDEYQLEIKESLLPGSRFPIETAQDPDMGSNSIRQYRLSPNEHFILDSNKPLPNSKHIELVLKKPLDREQTPYHQLILTAVDGGTPAKTGTSKINVRVEDANDNVPLFDSSVYKVKLYENSPKDTLVIKLNATDLDEGTNGEVYYSFGSYTNERVRQMFSMDTNTGEIRVKRNVDYEETNTYEMYIQAMDKGPGAVAAHCKVVVEVVDVNDNVPEIVLSSLSSPVREDARADTVVALISVTDKDSGPNKQVSLEIPPGLPFKIKSFRNYYMLVTSAFLDRETVAAYNVTLSATDAGTPPLSSQKTIQVDVADVNDNPPRFQQTSYTVYVTENNAPGASLCTVKAQDSDVNENARITYTVLNDNNHGIPVTSYVSVKADTGEAYALRAFDYESLREFHFQVKAQDGGIPPLSRVATVYIYIMDQNDHVPEIVNPRGNGTRAIETVLKNAEPGALVTKVVAYDADAGPNAWLVYVLDQASDLDLFKVHEHTGEIRTTRRVLEENSTSFSLTVLVRDHGQPVLSSTATINVAVMEVLPKMTPDPKRVIRPHSTLLLSNVTLYLIVALSATTFVFLVTVVVLAIVRCHAYCTQPGSCSPCCVSQKPPPDGGASCIAASGGGGGGGGPQPDNNVVLRRDLKVEPHYIEVRGNGSLTKTYCYKTCLTATSGSDTFMFYNTGRPMSGTWGSERFFTGGSGFVRRLSMPDASLQVCPEPKAPNADWRYSASLRAGMQSSVHMEESSVMQGAQGMLVQNWPTVSSAADGEGGELSPPVGAGIDSNSWHFRYGAGPGYGPPHALKPGEIPPEAFIIPGSPAIISIRQDPGAADDKSDFITFGKKEEAKKKKKKKKEKKDKKDKGKDDGEE, translated from the exons ATGGCTGTTACAGGGATATGTAAGAGTTTAGGGAACAATGTGCCTCTATTTTGTGTTgtatttttcttattttgtgGCCTTTCATTTGGACAATTACGTTACACCATTTCTGAGGAATTAGAAAATGGAGCGCTGGTTGGTGATCTCGTGCAGGACCTGGGGTTGGATATCCGAACGCTCTCCACCCGAAAGATAAAGGTAACATCCAACAGCGGAAAGCGATATGTGGATGTCAACCCCAAAAACGGTAAATTACTTGTTAATGACAGAATCGACAGAGAGACTCTGTGTGATTTGAGCAACACCTGTTTTTTAAATTTTGAGGTGCTTGTTGAAAACCCCTCGGAGGGGCACAATGTCGAGGTGGAGATTGTGGATGCCAATGACAATGAGCCGCAGTTCCCTAGAGACGAATACCAACTGGAAATTAAAGAATCGTTGTTACCAGGGTCTCGTTTTCCTATCGAAACTGCACAGGATCCGGACATGGGATCGAATTCTATTCGTCAATATAGACTCAGCCCAAACGAACATTTTATATTGGATTCCAACAAACCCTTGCCAAACAGCAAGCACATCGAGCTCGTGCTTAAAAAGCCCCTTGATCGTGAACAGACACCTTACCACCAATTAATTTTGACTGCTGTGGACGGCGGAACACCAGCAAAAACCGGTACGTCTAAAATCAACGTGCGAGTCGAGGATGCAAACGATAACGTCCCCTTGTTCGACAGCTCCGTTTACAAGGTGAAACTATATGAAAATTCCCCGAAAGACACACTGGTCATCAAGTTGAACGCCACGGACCTGGACGAGGGCACCAACGGAGAGGTGTACTACTCTTTCGGTAGCTACACCAACGAGAGAGTCAGGCAGATGTTCTCCATGGACACCAACACAGGTGAAATCAGAGTGAAGCGCAACGTGGACTACGAGGAGACCAACACGTACGAGATGTACATCCAGGCCATGGATAAGGGCCCCGGGGCAGTGGCCGCCCACTGTAAGGTGGTGGTGGAAGTGGTGGACGTGAACGACAACGTCCCAGAGATCGTGTTGTCATCTCTGTCCAGCCCGGTGAGGGAGGACGCCCGCGCCGACACGGTCGTAGCCCTGATCAGCGTGACCGACAAGGACTCCGGGCCTAACAAGCAGGTCAGCCTGGAGATCCCCCCTGGCCTTCCTTTCAAGATCAAGTCCTTCAGGAACTACTACATGCTCGTCACCTCCGCCTTCCTGGACCGCGAGACCGTCGCCGCCTACAACGTCACGCTCAGCGCCACGGACGCCGGcaccccgcccctctcctcccagaagACGATCCAGGTGGACGTGGCCGACGTGAACGACAACCCGCCGCGCTTCCAGCAGACGTCCTACACGGTGTACGTGACGGAGAACAACGCCCCCGGCGCCTCGCTGTGCACCGTCAAGGCCCAGGACTCGGACGTCAACGAGAACGCTCGCATCACCTACACGGTCCTCAACGACAACAACCACGGCATCCCAGTCACGTCGTACGTGTCCGTGAAGGCCGACACGGGCGAGGCGTACGCCCTGCGCGCCTTCGACTACGAGTCTCTCAGGGAGTTCCACTTCCAGGTCAAAGCTCAGGACGGGGGAATCCCGCCTCTCAGCCGCGTGGCCACTGTTTACATCTACATCATGGACCAGAACGACCACGTCCCTGAGATCGTCAATCCCCGGGGCAACGGCACGCGCGCCATCGAGACGGTGCTGAAGAACGCCGAGCCGGGCGCCCTGGTGACCAAGGTGGTGGCGTACGACGCGGACGCGGGACCTAACGCCTGGCTGGTGTACGTCCTGGATCAGGCGTCCGACCTGGACCTCTTCAAGGTGCACGAGCACACCGGGGAGATCCGAACCACGCGCCGCGTCCTGGAGGAAAACTCCACCTCCTTCAGCCTGACCGTCCTGGTCCGTGACCACGGCCAGCCGGTGCTCTCCTCCACCGCCACCATCAACGTAGCCGTCATGGAGGTCCTCCCCaagatgacccctgaccccaagaGGGTGATCCGACCCCACAGCACGCTGCTTTTATCCAACGTGACGCTCTACCTGATCGTGGCGCTCAGCGCCACCACCTTCGTGTTCCTGGTCACGGTGGTCGTCCTGGCGATCGTGCGTTGCCACGCCTACTGCACCCAGCCGGGCTCCTGCTCCCCGTGCTGCGTATCCCAGAAGCCCCCTCCGGACGGCGGCGCCAGCTGCATCGCGGCcagcgggggagggggcggcgggggcgggCCGCAACCCGACAACAACGTGGTCCTGCGGAGAGACCTCAAAGTGGAGCCGCACTACATCGAGGTGCGAGGCAACGGCTCGCTGACCAAAACGTACTGCTACAAGACGTGCCTGACCGCCACGTCGGGCAGCGACACCTTCATGTTCTACAACACGGGCCGGCCGATGAGCGGGACCTGGGGCTCCGAGCGTTTCTTCACCGGCGGCAGCGGCTTCGTACGGAGGCTGAGCATGCCCGACGCCTCCCTGCAAGTCTGTCCTGAG CCAAAAGCCCCAAATGCTGATTGGCGATACTCTGCATCTTTGAGGGCAGGCATGCAGAG CTCGGTCCACATGGAGGAGTCGTCGGTGATGCAGGGAGCTCAGGGCATGCTGGTCCAGAACTGGCCCACCGTGTCCAGTGCTgcag atggggaggggggcgagcTGTCCCCCCCAGTGGGCGCAGGCATCGACAGTAACAGCTGGCACTTCCGCTACGGAGCAGGGCCGGGCTACGGGCCACCCCATGCCCTGAAACCTGGAGAGATCCCCCCTGAGGCCTTCATCATCCCCGGCTCCCCCGCCATCATCTCCATACGCCAAGACCCCGGAGCCGCCGACGACAAGAGCGACTTCATCACCTTCGGCAAGAAGGAGGaggccaagaagaagaagaagaagaagaaggagaagaaagacaAGAAGGATAAAGGGAAGGATGacggggaggagtag